GAGTTAGAAGCATGCCAATCGACTTCTTCCATTAAATAACCATCAGGGTGATACCAGGTCACTTTATCACTATTCACATCGTTATCATCGAGTAACAAGTCACCAAATAGTCGCGACTGCTTGCGTAATTCAATTAACTTAGAGGTAAATTCAAACAAGGCGAAATCAGCTTCTGAACGATCCCAATTAATCCAACTAATTTGGTTATCTTGGCAATACGCATTATTATTACCTGATTGGTGATTTCCCATTTCATCACCCGCTAAAAAGTGCGGGGTACCTTGAGACAAAAACAAGGTCGTAATCATGTTACGTTTTTGCTTCTGTCTTAAGCAATTAATGCGTTTATCTTTAGTCGGGCCTTCACAGCCATAATTGGCAGAAAGGTTATTTCCATGACCATCACGATTACTCTCGCCATTAGCTTGATTATGACGATCTTGGAAAGACACTAAATCGTCTAATGTAAAACCATCGTGATAACAGATATAGTTAACACTAGTAGTATTACTTCGATTACTTAATGGAAAAAAGTCGTGAGAACCTATCAAACGAGTTGCCACTTCAGAGACTTTGCCTGTATCACCTCGCCAGAAAGAACGCATGGTATCGCGGTATCGATCATTACACTCTTTCCATTGTTCAGGGAAAGCACCTAGACGATAACCACCGGGTCCAATGTCCCAAGGCTCAGCAATTAATACAACATCACTTAAAATAGGATCTTGTGATAAAGCTTTAAAAAAAGCACTTTTTTCAGTAAACCCTTGTGGCTCACGTGCTAAAGTCACCGCCAAGTCGAACCTAAAGCCATCAACTTGCATTTCAGTTACCCAATACCGCAAAGCATCGAGTGTTATCTTTAATGACCAAGAAAAATCTAAATTAACCGTATTACCACAACCGGAATGATTACTATAACGTTGGAAGTCAATTCCCTGTTTATTACTTTCAAAAGTATAATATTGTCTATTATCAAACCCTTTAAAGCTTAAAACGAGACCATCATTTCCAGCTTCCGCTGTATGGTTAAACACCACATCCAATATCACTTCAATATTGGCGGCATGTAATTCTCGCACCATGGTTTTAAACTCAGAGATAGCATCATATTGAGCATAACGAGTCTCCGGGGCAAAGAAGTTAATTGGGTTATATCCCCAATAATTGGTTAACCCTAAACCACTTAAACGAGATTCGCTGACAAAACTAAAGACCGGCATGATTTGTAAGCTTGTCACACCTAATGATTGATAATGTTTGATACTTTCTGGATGTGATAAACCTAAATATTTACCACGCATGGGTAAGGGGATATTAGGGTTTGTTTGAGTAAACCCTTTAGTATGCACTTCATATAAAATACGATCTTGATCGTCTATATTAGGCTTTTCACTGCCTTGCCATTCAAAGCTGTCGTCAACCACAACCGATTTAGCGACATACAGATCATCAACATCACTCTGAGCTTGTACAAAACTGTGTTGCACTTTACTCAAGCATTTCGCATAAGGATCAATTAATAAATGCTTATTATTAAATAACATCCCTTTGTTAGGTTGATATTCACCATCAACTCGATAACCGTATTTTTGTCCTGCTTTAATACCTTGTAAATGAATATGCCAAAGATGTGAATGAGAAACTTTTAGAAAATAACTGTCTATTTGATTGTCATGCTTATCAAAAAGACATAACTCAACACTTTTCCCGCCTTGACTATGCACTGAAAAATTACAGCCTTGCTGATCTAAAGTCGCTCCTAAAGGAAGACTTTTCCCATTAGAAGTAGTGAATAGGTGCTTAGCATTAATGGTGGTTAGGTCTATTTTAATATCATGTTTTGACATTTAGACTTCCTTTTTCTTCAAATAAACTGATGATAATGGAGGTAAATTAACAACAATTGAATGGCCTTTGCCTTGCCAAGGGTAAGGTTCGCTGACAAACACGCCCATTAGATCACCCATTGAATAGTTGCTTCCCCAATAATATTCACTATCAGTATTGATAACGACTTCATATTGACCAGCTTCTTCTACTGCCACACGATACTTCTCGCGAGGCACAGGTGTAAAATTAGAAAGACAGATAACATATTCACTTTTATCTAAATTATAGCGAATAAATGAGATGATGCTGTTGACGCCATCACTATGATCCAGCCATTCAAAACCTTGTGGTTCATAATCTGATTCATACATAGCACTGTTATTTTTATAAAAATGATTCAAATCGGCAATCAATTTTTGTTGCCCTTTATGTTTATCAAAAACTAATAAGTCCCAATCTAAACTTTGATTATGATTCCACTCACGACTTTGTCCAAACTCACCGCCCATAAAGTTTAATTTTTTACCAGGATGCGCATACATATACCCCATATAAGCACGTAGATTTGCGGCCGCCTGCCATTCATCTCCAGGCATTTTATTCAACATACTTTTTTTACCGTGTACGACTTCATCATGAGAAATAGGTAATACAAAGTGTTCGTTATAGTGATAAACCATTGCAAAGGTCATTTCATGATGATGGTATTTACGGTACATTGGATCTTGTTGAATATAACTTAATGTGTCATGCATCCAGCCCATGTTCCATTTAAAGCCAAAGCCTAATCCCCCTGCAAAAGTAGGTTTTGAAACACCACTAAAAGCAGTCGATTCTTCAGCAATAGTCATGGCATTAGGGAATTGACTATACACTTCTTCGTTAAACCATTTTAATAAGCTAATCGCTTCATAGTTATGATTGCCACCATCTACATTAGGTACCCACTCACCTTCTTCGCGTGAATAGTCCCAATACAGCATAGATGCGACTGCATCTACTCGTAATCCGTCAACGTGGAATTTATCTAGCCAGATTAGTGCGCTAGCCACTAGGAATTGACGGACATTGTCACGGCCAAAGTCATAAATGTAAGAATTCCAATCAGGATGCCAACCACGCTTAGGATCTTCGTATTCATACAAAGGTGTCCCATCAAAACGCGCTAAACCGTGTGGGTCGGCAGGAAAATGTGCGGGTACCCAATCAACGATAATGCCTATACCGGCTTGGTGACATTTGTCTATGAAGTATTTTAAATCATCTGCATCACCAAAACGGCTGGTTGCAGCAAATAAACCGACGGGTTGATAGCCCCAAGATCCATCAAATGGAAACTCTGATATAGGGAGTACTTCTAAGTGTGTGTAACCCATTTCAACTAAATAAGGTAATAGCTCCTCAGCAAGTTCACGATAGCTAAGCATTCGCTCTACACCGTTTTCCTTTTTACGTTTCCATGACCCTAAATGAACTTCATAAATACTCATCGCCGTAAAGCGTTTGTCACCAGTATGAGTATTTTGCCAAGTTTGGTCGTTCCACTGATAAGCATCATGATCAACGACTATCGATGAATGTGATGGGTATAATTCAGCTTGAAAACCAACGGGATCAGCTTTATGTGGTAAACGATTACCCATCGCATCTTTTAATTCAAACTTGTAAGCACAGCCAGCTGATAAACCAGGAATAAATAATACCCAATGACCACACCAACTTCGTTGCATGGGATGTATTTGCCCATTCCAATGATTATGATCTGAGATTAAACTAACGCTACTGGCATTGGGTGCGTAAACAATAAAACGTACACCACAAATTTTAACGTCATTATCGGTAATCGTTTTTAATTGTGCCCCAAGTGTACGATAAACATTTTGTGGAGCTTCATGTAACGTCGATAATCCTTCAAATGCGATATCATGAAATTGGTAAGGGTCTACAAACTCATGTACATCATTTACATATTTAGCATTTAATTGATAAACAAACTTATCAGTAACAGAAGATAAACTAACTTCGAATAAGCCAGCATCATAAACTTTTGTTAACTCACCAGAAAGATGCGAACCATCAAGCGCAGAAAATGAAACCGCTGTTGCTTCTGGTAACCAGACTCTTAATAAAAAACCTATACCGTTGGCGTTTTTAATTAAGCCTAATTGTTCAAAAGGATTGGCTAATGTTGCTTTTTCAAGTTGGTTGAGTAACGTTGATTTTAATGGCATTGTATTGATTTCTTCGCCTACTTTAGGAGTTGCTACATTTTTGACTGTTGTTTTCTTTACAGTTTTTTCTTTTGTAGCTACTTTCTTTGTCGTTGGTTTCTTAGTCATATTAAATACCTAATTCGAAGTTTATCTAGCCTGAATTTAATTATTTAGCTCGCGCTTCTGTTAACTCTTTCATTAAATGCTGAATATCAGTATCAGTAAAAATAGTGTCTACGTCATGCGTTAACTTACGTTGCCAGTTTCTGTATTCATTACTTGTTCCAGGAACGTTAACTGGTTGATCCATCTCTAAGAAATCTTCAAGCTGCAAACTGAGCAATGAAGCACTGCCCGTTGCAAGGTGCTTTTGAAGTGCAAAATTTAATGCTTTATCCATGCCGGTTGTATTAGCATCATGATAAAGCGCATCAGGTATACTATTATGACCATGTAAACTATTTAAAATCTGTTGTTTGCTTTCAACTCTATCTGCAAGTAATCGATTAAATACTTCATCATCAGGATACAGCCCTAAGCTTCTACCTAAATACAGATCTTCGCAATGCCAGTAACCTTTAATTGTCGGCATATCATGCGTCGACAATGTTGCCATTGCTTGTTGTATATAGTGTAAAGGAGAAAT
Above is a genomic segment from Psychromonas sp. L1A2 containing:
- the glgX gene encoding glycogen debranching protein GlgX: MSKHDIKIDLTTINAKHLFTTSNGKSLPLGATLDQQGCNFSVHSQGGKSVELCLFDKHDNQIDSYFLKVSHSHLWHIHLQGIKAGQKYGYRVDGEYQPNKGMLFNNKHLLIDPYAKCLSKVQHSFVQAQSDVDDLYVAKSVVVDDSFEWQGSEKPNIDDQDRILYEVHTKGFTQTNPNIPLPMRGKYLGLSHPESIKHYQSLGVTSLQIMPVFSFVSESRLSGLGLTNYWGYNPINFFAPETRYAQYDAISEFKTMVRELHAANIEVILDVVFNHTAEAGNDGLVLSFKGFDNRQYYTFESNKQGIDFQRYSNHSGCGNTVNLDFSWSLKITLDALRYWVTEMQVDGFRFDLAVTLAREPQGFTEKSAFFKALSQDPILSDVVLIAEPWDIGPGGYRLGAFPEQWKECNDRYRDTMRSFWRGDTGKVSEVATRLIGSHDFFPLSNRSNTTSVNYICYHDGFTLDDLVSFQDRHNQANGESNRDGHGNNLSANYGCEGPTKDKRINCLRQKQKRNMITTLFLSQGTPHFLAGDEMGNHQSGNNNAYCQDNQISWINWDRSEADFALFEFTSKLIELRKQSRLFGDLLLDDNDVNSDKVTWYHPDGYLMEEVDWHASNSQAIAVELSEVDPEGEHWYLILNASTYQIACELPPLIDNKDWFMALDTSCSTGNLVEDTSKVEIPVHAKAHSILLFKAVNQK
- the glgB gene encoding 1,4-alpha-glucan branching protein GlgB, with the translated sequence MPLKSTLLNQLEKATLANPFEQLGLIKNANGIGFLLRVWLPEATAVSFSALDGSHLSGELTKVYDAGLFEVSLSSVTDKFVYQLNAKYVNDVHEFVDPYQFHDIAFEGLSTLHEAPQNVYRTLGAQLKTITDNDVKICGVRFIVYAPNASSVSLISDHNHWNGQIHPMQRSWCGHWVLFIPGLSAGCAYKFELKDAMGNRLPHKADPVGFQAELYPSHSSIVVDHDAYQWNDQTWQNTHTGDKRFTAMSIYEVHLGSWKRKKENGVERMLSYRELAEELLPYLVEMGYTHLEVLPISEFPFDGSWGYQPVGLFAATSRFGDADDLKYFIDKCHQAGIGIIVDWVPAHFPADPHGLARFDGTPLYEYEDPKRGWHPDWNSYIYDFGRDNVRQFLVASALIWLDKFHVDGLRVDAVASMLYWDYSREEGEWVPNVDGGNHNYEAISLLKWFNEEVYSQFPNAMTIAEESTAFSGVSKPTFAGGLGFGFKWNMGWMHDTLSYIQQDPMYRKYHHHEMTFAMVYHYNEHFVLPISHDEVVHGKKSMLNKMPGDEWQAAANLRAYMGYMYAHPGKKLNFMGGEFGQSREWNHNQSLDWDLLVFDKHKGQQKLIADLNHFYKNNSAMYESDYEPQGFEWLDHSDGVNSIISFIRYNLDKSEYVICLSNFTPVPREKYRVAVEEAGQYEVVINTDSEYYWGSNYSMGDLMGVFVSEPYPWQGKGHSIVVNLPPLSSVYLKKKEV